ACGCCGTTTGTCCTTGTTCCCAGTGCATGGCATCCAACTGAGAGTTGGCGTTCACATTAATCGTTACCTTATCCAAGTATGGCAGCTGGTTACCGCTCGAATCCTTCTGCCAGTAGTTCGGGTTCTTCACCAAAACGACTTGCGACTGCGAATTCTTTTGTAGTTCAAACGGGCCAGTCCCCATCGCTTGATCGGTATCAAACGCGGCATTCCCCACTTTATTCACAAACTTGGGATCAACTGCCGATAGGAAAGGCATAGCTAGGATCTTAATGAAGTACTGCTGTGGTTTATCCAGATTGATGACGAGCGTATGATCATCTGGCGTACTGACACCGCTGATGGACTTCGCTTTGCCATCATAAAAAGCTTGCGCACCCGTAATGTTCAGGAAGAAGTTGCTGCCAGGCGACGGCTTCGGTTGCATATTCTTGTTCAGCAGGCGCTCCAGTTCAAAGACAAAGTCCTCTGCTGTCATGGGGTCGCCGTTGGAGAACTTAACGCCCTGGCGCAAGTGGAACGTATATGTTTTTCCGTCAGATGATACGTCATAAGTTTGAGCCAAGTCACCGATGATTTTGTCCGTCCCTTTGTCGTACGTGACCAGTGACTCGTATATCTGCTCCCCTACTTCTGCGGAAACCGTGTCAAAAGCAATCGCTGGGTCCATGTCCGGAACCGCTTGTGTTACGTCAAGTGTGATGCTCCCGCCCTCGACTGGTTTCGAATTGCTTGTCGTCTGTCCGGTGCCACTTGGCGTAGACGTGTTCGATCCCGATGGCGACGTGCTGTTCGTTCCGCACCCGGCCAACAGTACCCCGATCATTCCTACAGAAGCAACTGTGGCCAATCCCTGTTTCCAATATTGCGACACTTATTTGTCCCCCGATCTCTCTCGTGCCTGATGGAACCGTTTTTCATTTGTTTGTTACGATTCGGTCCACCGAGCTTCAATACTTAAGTCTTGTTTAACTTTTAAGGATGTTTCGTATTATATATGTCATCTACTAATTATTCAACCACTTTTCTGAATGTTTAAATGTATTTGCTTTCCTTTCCAGTAGCAGTTTAGTGGACTCCTTCATTCATCCACGTTATTTCGGTACCCAAAATAATGCAAAATGGGAGTATGATAGAAGAAAACATCAGTGGGTGGCTTGGTTATGCTTCTGTGGCAACGAAATTTGCTCATTCTGTGGATAGGTTCCTTGATCACGTCGGCTAGTTTCTCCATGGTCGTTCCCTTTCTGTCTCTGTTTCTTCTGCAGATCGGCGTTCACCAACACGTGGAACTATGGTCCGGTTCGCTGTATAGCGTCGCTTTCCTCGCTGGCGCCATCGCATCACCGTTTTGGGGCTCGGTGGCGGATCGGTTCGGTCGGAAACCGATGATCGTTCGAGCGGGACTGGCACTCTTTGCAATCTACATTCTCACTGCGTTTGTGACCAATCCGTACGAATTGCTCATACTACGGATTTTACAAGGCTTGCTGTCTGGATATATTCCCGGAGCCATTGCGCTGGTTGGGACCAATACACCTGAGGACAAGGTCGGCTATGCTCTGTCCATGATTTCCGCAGCGACTGCGACGGGTGGTATCCTCGGTCCACTTCTGGGCGGTGCCATCGCACGAATGGCTTCGAATCGCATTGCGTTTGCAAGCGCAGGTGTCCTTGTTTTCCTATCGACCCTACTCATCATTTTCTGGGTTCACGAAGAAAAATTTGTCCCGGCCGCTCATCGCTCTTCTATTATCGAAACCTTCCGAGCGGCGAGCCACAACAAACCCCTCGTTGCAGCCCTCTTTCTTAATATGTTCACGGCCTTCTCCATCATGACAATCGAACCTGTCTTAACCCTGTACATTGCACAGATTGATCACTCAACGACAAACGCCTCTTTTATCGCCGGCGTTGTCTTTTCCATTTCAGGTATTGCAAGTGTCGTATTCGCGCCCGTATGGGGCAAAATGGCCGACAGAATCGGATTTCCCAAAGTGTTGTTAATTGGACTTATCGGTGGAGCGTTCCTTACCTTCATGCAGTTGCCTTTCCACAATGTATGGGCATTCTCCACTGTCCGCTTCATTTACGGCGCATTTTTCTGTGCAGTCTTTCCCGCCATCAACGGGCTCGTCGTCATGTCTACAGACCCGACATTCCGAGGCCGAGCGTTTGGCTTGAATCAGACTGCCAATCAAATTGGTAACATGCTGGGGCCAACTGTCGGCGGTCTCGTGGCCGAAGTGAGTTCCATTCACGGCGTGTTCTGGGCGACTGGTGGACTACTGGCCGCCGTGGCTGGCACAAGCTACATATCGATGCGCGGGAATTTATCGACGAGATCGACGGAACCACGTTCATCAGAATGAGCACATTTCCAGGGTTACGCTGGGTTCAAAGAAAATAGTGCCATAACCTGAAATCAGCTAGCAGGTTTTACCTATCCTCTCGCAGAATTTTGTGTCAGGGAGGGTGGTGTGGGATGAAGTACACGCTATTTACGCGTGCTGGAGACTCTGTTTTGCGTGTGGATGTTGTGGAAGCAGACCGTATTCCAGCCAAAGGTGAAGAAATGATCGCAGGGAACGAGGGATCGCCAAAGCCGTACCGCGTGATTAACATTTTTAGTTATCTGGATTCAAACTATTCAGTGCAGACTGTTGTGGAAGTCGAGCCCGTTCCACAAAGACGTGACCTAAGTCTACTGGAGCAGTATTTTAAGCGACTGGAGCCGTAATCTTACTAAGACGGTTTTTATGCCTCGCCTTCGGGGTTTCGGTGCCTGATTAGGGGCCCCGAAGATTTGACCACATGACAGGAATCAGCGCTTTATAGGACTTTCGAGAGTGGTTCAGATAAAAGGGGCTGTCCCAAGAGTCATGGAATGGACTTGGAGGGATAGCCACTTGTCGATGGGATATTCTAGTGTGCCAAGGTGAATCATCAACCCCGACTGGACGTAACCCTCGCCGTCGATGGTAAGACACCCAAGTCCTCTAACGCCGAAAATACCATCCGACTCAAATACTGATACCCAGTTGACGTTAAATGGATCCCGTCGTCGCTCAACATCGTTCGCCAAGTTGCAACTTGTCCATCATGTGCACGTACATCAATCCGGTCAATATGCAGATCATCAAGACATCCACGCAACGCCTTATCATACTGATTATGCCAATATTCAATTCCGCCACAGCGGGCAATCCAATGAGCGATTTGCTTGCCAAATCGAACGGAGAGATGGTGATAATAGCGAACTGGATCCAAAGGTAAGAGCGTCAATACAATTGGCTTGGCGCCAATACTATGCACACCCTTAACGATGTGCTTGAGGTTGCTCACATACCTGTCGAGTGGAACATATGGTACATGTTCCACATCAGGCGCTTCAGCCACCTCATTCCAACGAAAATCGCAGTCGTTGGCTCCTATTTCTATGAGCACAATGTCCGGATGCTCAGCAAACACATCCTTCTGCAGTCGATTCAGGAGTGAACCAGAATTATCATTAAATGCCCCGCAATTCTTTACTTCAACTCCGTCGTACGCTGCAGTTTGTAGTCGTGTCTGAAGAAGATTGGGATAATTGTCACGTACAATACGTAAACGGCCACGAATAAAGGATACACCTCTTGTGAGGCTATCACCTGCACAAACAATTCGCATGTATTCCGCAACTCTTTTCCTTTCAATTTATAGCTTACTATAAATAACTCAGTACATTATAATTGTACACCTTTTGACCAATTGATCCCAGGGCAAAATAACGAAGGAGCCCTCTCATCCAGGCTCCTTCGGGTCTAATGCTGAGTTCTTAAGTTTGCCTCTCAATTAGTTCTGAGAACGTCGTGGTCCACGTAACGTTCACCGTTCATTTCACTAATGACGTTAATTGCCACTTTCGCACCATCACCAGACGTAATGATGGTATGGACGCTGACACCAGCCACGGTTCCTGCCGCCCAGATCCCGTCAATATTCGTCCGGCCACTCGCGTCCACGTCGATGATCGTTTTGATGCGCGGCTCTGTAGCGGGCTTTGTTTTCAGTCCAATCTTCTCTGCCAAATCCGCCCAAAGACCTGTCGCAAAAATCACATGCTGCGCTTCAAAGTCTCCTGCATCTGTCTCAATTTTGAAGCCATTTGAGCCCTTCTGAATATCGTTTACCTTCGTTGATACGATCTCGGCACCAAAGTGTTGTGCCTGGTGCTTGCCTTTATCTACAAGCGCAGGACCGTCAATGCTGTCGATTCCATAATGGTTCTGCACCCACGCACGCCGCGTTATACTCTGATCGTTATCAAATACAACAGTTCGTTTGCCCGCCTTCGCTGTGAAAATGGCTGCACTGGCTCCAGCAGGACCTGCACCAATAATGGCTACATCGTACATTAGAAATTCCTCCTCACTCTTATTCTTTACCACGCTACATGCAGTTGCAGTCTACCAACGGTATTCCACGTATCAAGCAAGGTTCAAACGCGCTATACTAGGCCATCACCTGCCTCTATGCTTGTCTTTCGCTTGTTGACGAGCGATCGCGCGTTTACGCTCTTTGAATTCTTCTCGCATTTGACGTGTAAATTCACGCCGCTCCTTTTTCCGGTTTTCATACTCTAACTTGATAGCATCCTGAGCCTTGGTTGATATTCCTTTTTGCTGAATCTCCCGTGAAATCTGTCTAGCCATGCGCTTTGGGTTAACCTTTGCTGCAACTGTCCTGTTGCTGACCACTTCTTGCGATAGACCGCTAATAAAGTTCAAAAGAAACCGATTAACAAAGTCCAGAATGTCTTGATCATTTGGTTCCGCCCCAAAAACGTACCGTCCGGCTTATAACTTCCCGTTTTGAACGACCTCAACAACGCCTACCCAAAATTGTCCATCGCGATAAATTGTAAGTTTCACATCAACAACCCCTCAATGTTCTAAGGAACGACGGACATCCCGAGGGGGAAGGATACGACACCACAAACGCGATGCATCCGGACTACCAACCGGACCGTGTTTTTACGCTCCCGTAATGACTTGCACAATTCTAATATATCACGCAAACAAAAAATTCTTAGCAGACGCAATAAAGCGGCGAACTGGAAAGGAGCGTGAACGTTACATGCCATGACGGAGTGCAACATCACCACATAAGAAGGACTCTTACCATTGTTAAGTCCTTAATTTGGATAACCCTACCGTACAGTAGTGAATACTGTGAATTCACTACTTAAAGGACTATTGCTCACTCAGCTTCATCTAGACCAAAATGCTGTGTGAAGCGTAATAGATATCCATCTGGATCGAGTACAAGTAGTTCCCTATGACGTAAGATTCTGTCACCCTTACGGTACGCGTTCACTTTAGGTCCAATTCTTATAGGGTGATTGTTACGATTAAGCGATTCAACCACGTCGTCTAATGAATCAACTTGAATAGAGAAGTTAATTCCTCGACCGCATGGGTATTCTAACGTACCAGTCTCCCAATATCCGTTCTGTTGCTCAATCATTAGCTGGCTACCTTGAAAGTTCAAAAAAGCGAATAGATGTTCTGGTCGTTGATATTCAATCGCAAATAACAAAACATCTGTATAAAACGACAGGCTTCGCTCGAAATTGGACACACTCAACTCAGGAATTAATCGATTAAAAATCAATCGAAAGCACCTCGTTCTTAAACTTTTCTCCCTCCATGCTAAACTACAACATGACAGAAGGGACGAATACTCAGACAAGAGATCCACCAAGAGACTTCTTATAATCACAAACTCGCCGTTGACACACCCACATTCCGTGATTATAGTGTACTACAATACATGGATAATAAAGGTTATCAGCGAAGAAGAAAGACGCGCCATTATCGTTTCCTGTGAACCAGAGAAGAATCGCCACCGGCTGAAAGCGATTCTCGCAGATGATAAAGGACACCACTTTCTAAGCTGTCTCGAGGAAGCGTGAGCTGAAACGGGACCGGGGCGTACGTTATACGTGATGAGGATGCCGTGTTACTTTCATTTATATCGGCATTGAATTCTGGGTGGAACCACGAGAACAGCGTTCTCGTCCCTTTTGGGACGGGGACGTTTTTATTTTGTTTCAACACCGTACAAGGAGTGGAATGACATGGCCGAAGTACAAGCTGAGGTTCAAGTTAAGCTAAAGGACGGTTCAATACGGAGTTATCCTCTTGGTACTCGCATCCTTGAAGTTGCTTCGTCCATCAGCGCTGGTCTAGCACGTGAAGCAGTGGCGGCGAAAATGAATGGACAAATCGTCGATCTCTCAAGACAACTGAATAGTAGCGTAGACCTCGAACTCCTTACGCTCAAAGACTCGGAGGGTGTAGATG
This is a stretch of genomic DNA from Alicyclobacillus dauci. It encodes these proteins:
- a CDS encoding bleomycin resistance protein, which produces MIIRSLLVDLLSEYSSLLSCCSLAWREKSLRTRCFRLIFNRLIPELSVSNFERSLSFYTDVLLFAIEYQRPEHLFAFLNFQGSQLMIEQQNGYWETGTLEYPCGRGINFSIQVDSLDDVVESLNRNNHPIRIGPKVNAYRKGDRILRHRELLVLDPDGYLLRFTQHFGLDEAE
- a CDS encoding SGNH/GDSL hydrolase family protein; translation: MRIVCAGDSLTRGVSFIRGRLRIVRDNYPNLLQTRLQTAAYDGVEVKNCGAFNDNSGSLLNRLQKDVFAEHPDIVLIEIGANDCDFRWNEVAEAPDVEHVPYVPLDRYVSNLKHIVKGVHSIGAKPIVLTLLPLDPVRYYHHLSVRFGKQIAHWIARCGGIEYWHNQYDKALRGCLDDLHIDRIDVRAHDGQVATWRTMLSDDGIHLTSTGYQYLSRMVFSALEDLGVLPSTARVTSSRG
- a CDS encoding MFS transporter produces the protein MLLWQRNLLILWIGSLITSASFSMVVPFLSLFLLQIGVHQHVELWSGSLYSVAFLAGAIASPFWGSVADRFGRKPMIVRAGLALFAIYILTAFVTNPYELLILRILQGLLSGYIPGAIALVGTNTPEDKVGYALSMISAATATGGILGPLLGGAIARMASNRIAFASAGVLVFLSTLLIIFWVHEEKFVPAAHRSSIIETFRAASHNKPLVAALFLNMFTAFSIMTIEPVLTLYIAQIDHSTTNASFIAGVVFSISGIASVVFAPVWGKMADRIGFPKVLLIGLIGGAFLTFMQLPFHNVWAFSTVRFIYGAFFCAVFPAINGLVVMSTDPTFRGRAFGLNQTANQIGNMLGPTVGGLVAEVSSIHGVFWATGGLLAAVAGTSYISMRGNLSTRSTEPRSSE
- a CDS encoding ABC transporter substrate-binding protein; the encoded protein is MSQYWKQGLATVASVGMIGVLLAGCGTNSTSPSGSNTSTPSGTGQTTSNSKPVEGGSITLDVTQAVPDMDPAIAFDTVSAEVGEQIYESLVTYDKGTDKIIGDLAQTYDVSSDGKTYTFHLRQGVKFSNGDPMTAEDFVFELERLLNKNMQPKPSPGSNFFLNITGAQAFYDGKAKSISGVSTPDDHTLVINLDKPQQYFIKILAMPFLSAVDPKFVNKVGNAAFDTDQAMGTGPFELQKNSQSQVVLVKNPNYWQKDSSGNQLPYLDKVTINVNANSQLDAMHWEQGQTAFMSPWLIGGDGMPSSAYPTIMNSPKYKKLVMTEPLNAIYYIGLNTKKTINGKPNPLSNVKVRQAIAYGFDRSQFVKINNGTVVPDAEPLPTTLEGYVKNLDPDAKYTYDPAKAKQLLKEAGYPNGFTIDFWNQSLDVSKKEDQAFQAMMKNIGITVNLHEVTWKDYLTKVMSGDAQSMDSAWNQDFPDASDFLNTLFNSNQAPENNLTNYSNPQVDSWLNQAQYMADASQRDTLYAKVINQTMRDAVWVPTYQLNGFWSVQSWVHGFYTSNVMYDPMQYIWVDPGH
- a CDS encoding FAD-dependent oxidoreductase; this encodes MYDVAIIGAGPAGASAAIFTAKAGKRTVVFDNDQSITRRAWVQNHYGIDSIDGPALVDKGKHQAQHFGAEIVSTKVNDIQKGSNGFKIETDAGDFEAQHVIFATGLWADLAEKIGLKTKPATEPRIKTIIDVDASGRTNIDGIWAAGTVAGVSVHTIITSGDGAKVAINVISEMNGERYVDHDVLRTN